One genomic segment of Borrelia miyamotoi includes these proteins:
- the murB gene encoding UDP-N-acetylmuramate dehydrogenase, which produces MFKNINNFLKKINIKPKTENLTNYTTYKIGGISKLFLAPKTIKDTENIFQAAIEEKVKIFVLGGGSNLLINDEVEIDFPIIYTGNLSKVELKNNQITAECGTNFEALCHIALKNELSGLEFIYGLPGTLGGAIWMNARCFGSEISAILDQIVFIDENGKTTCKKFERNEFSYKFSPFQNKNIIILKATLNLRKGNKKHIEEIMKQNKQKRIDKGHYLFPSSGSTFKNNQNFLKPTGEIIEECNLKGLKIGGASVSKYHGNFIINNNKASSKDIKTLIERVKTEVKIKTGFSIEEEVLYIGFSNKN; this is translated from the coding sequence ATGTTTAAAAACATAAATAATTTTCTCAAGAAAATCAATATTAAGCCTAAAACAGAAAATCTTACAAACTATACAACCTATAAAATAGGGGGCATTTCCAAATTATTCTTAGCACCTAAAACAATCAAAGATACAGAAAATATCTTTCAAGCAGCAATAGAAGAAAAAGTCAAAATATTTGTTTTAGGAGGAGGCTCCAATCTATTAATAAATGATGAAGTAGAAATTGATTTTCCTATAATTTATACTGGAAACTTAAGTAAAGTTGAACTTAAAAATAATCAAATTACTGCTGAATGTGGTACCAATTTTGAAGCCCTATGTCATATTGCACTGAAAAATGAATTAAGCGGATTAGAGTTTATATACGGACTCCCTGGAACACTTGGAGGTGCAATTTGGATGAATGCCAGATGTTTTGGAAGTGAAATATCTGCAATACTAGATCAGATTGTGTTTATAGATGAAAATGGAAAAACTACCTGCAAAAAATTTGAGAGAAATGAATTTTCATACAAATTTTCCCCATTTCAAAACAAAAACATTATAATATTAAAAGCAACTCTTAACCTAAGAAAAGGCAATAAAAAGCATATTGAAGAGATCATGAAACAAAACAAGCAAAAACGAATAGACAAAGGTCACTATCTATTTCCAAGTAGCGGTAGTACATTTAAAAATAATCAAAATTTTCTCAAACCTACTGGGGAAATAATCGAAGAATGCAACTTAAAAGGACTAAAAATTGGAGGAGCATCAGTATCAAAATACCACGGCAACTTTATTATCAATAATAATAAAGCAAGTTCTAAAGATATAAAAACCTTAATTGAAAGGGTAAAAACGGAAGTGAAAATAAAAACAGGCTTTTCAATTGAAGAAGAAGTCCTTTATATCGGATTTAGTAACAAAAATTAG